TTCTTTCAATGTATCCTTCTTCAAAAAGGTCGTTTAAAGCCCTCTGGAGTCTTTTTCTTTCCTGCTTTTCCTCTTTCGGAGTTTTCTTGCTTAGAATTTCTCTACGACGAAGAAGTTCAAAAATCTCAGTAGTTGTTAAAAACTCCTCGCCTTTTTCGGAAAGGAGTTTAAGAATTTCTATAATTAGTTTTGTCTTTTTCAACCGAAGTGCCCTGATAGGAACTCTAATTTAAAAATCCACTTAGTTTCAAAGCGAGCTCCAAGTCCCTTTGAAACTCCGGCTCTCCTTTCCTGTTTCGAAGTAGATAAGCAGGATGAAAAGTAGGAATTACCGTTATTTCTGTATCCTTAACTTTTAAAGTTTGAGGTTTTCCCCTTATCCTTGAAATTGCCGTTTTTTCTGGAAGATTTAGTATGGTTCTCGCTGCAAAAGCACCAAGACATAAGATAACTTTTGGTCTTATAAGTTCTATCTGTTTTTCAAGGAAAGGATAGCAACTTCTTATTTCGTCTGTTTCAGGGTTTCTATTGCCCGGAGGTCTACACTTCACAACGTTTGTTATATAAACATCGTTTCTTGAAATTCCGTAAAGGTTTAAAAACCTAGTTAAAAGTTGTCCAGCCCTTCCAACGAAAGGTCTTCCTTGAAGGTCTTCCTGCTCTCCGGGAGCTTCTCCAACAAACATAAGGTTTGCTTGTAAAT
This DNA window, taken from Desulfurobacteriaceae bacterium, encodes the following:
- a CDS encoding uracil-DNA glycosylase — protein: MKDLAKFIKFLSFIGYNEVIVKGREEEVKENSLEALERLKEEVLKCCKCRLCDTRTNVVFGEGDLQANLMFVGEAPGEQEDLQGRPFVGRAGQLLTRFLNLYGISRNDVYITNVVKCRPPGNRNPETDEIRSCYPFLEKQIELIRPKVILCLGAFAARTILNLPEKTAISRIRGKPQTLKVKDTEITVIPTFHPAYLLRNRKGEPEFQRDLELALKLSGFLN